The nucleotide sequence TTCATCTTACAGCCGACGACCTGCACACGAACACGTTGTCAATTTCAGCGCCGATAAagacgtaaaaaaaaagaaggccaAGACCCCGGTCGAATCCCAACTGAAGAAAGCGGGGGAGCGAACCTGAAAGAGCAAGACACAGCCTCCAAAGGCGAAGCTGCTGTCATCTGCTTGCACCCACAAGTCGCCGCCCGCAGCAGTCCCGCCGACGCGTCACCAGCCCGCTCCGCATCATTGATTCTGCAAACCGACGCCGCCATAGACTTCGACGGAGGTCCACGAAGTCCGGCCCTCCCGTTAGTGTCTACAATACGTCACTGACCAAACACTGCAAAAAGTGTCACGACTGGAGCCATCCTCCCCCCGCACGTCGCAAAGATGAGCAACTCACGGATAGACTCAGGCTTGCCGGCGTAAGTGCTCCTCGCCAACAAGGCATCTCCGCAAATTTCAGCAAACGCTGGTCACGGTGGATTCTGGATATTtcattgctgtttttttcaGTCGCTGATTGTTGTTTGTCCGATACAGCCAACCAAATTTACGAGTTACAAGTAATGCCAACCCAACGCTTTTTACCAATGGCCGATATGCAATCCAAATACGCTTTCTAACATGATTACTTCCAGTTATCGCCGCCGACGGGCTGTACAAACGAGATGTATTCAGTATGTCGCCCGGATCCTACCACCTCGTCCGTCTCTAACATCATATGCAGGGTTTCCCGATCCATTCGCCGTGGCTACCATCAACGGCGAGCAGACCAAGACTACATCAGTGTCAAAGAGGACGCTTAACCCCTACTGGAATGAAAGTTTCGATTTGTAAGGCTGCTCCGTCGTCACCTAAGCCGCTTGGCTTGGATTCGAAACTAACTGGTCTTGGCGCACAGTCGAGTGAACGAGGACAGTATATTGGCGGTGCAAGTGTTCGACCAGAAGAAATTCAAGAAAAAGGATCAAGGATTCCTGGGTGTCATCAACATCCGCATCGGAGACATCATCGAACTAGCTGCCGATGCCGACGGTACTGCATGCTCATATCTCGTGCTACTTTGGTGACAAACAAACTAACCCTTTTGCCAACAATGTAGACCAGATGCTCACACGAGACTTGAAAAAGTCGACCGACAATTTGGTGGTTCATGGCAAGCTGATTGTAAACCTGTCGACCAACTTAACAACCCCGGCACGGGGTCAGCAACAACTTGCTATACCGCATCGACCAGCGGTAGGAACCCCCCAGCCGTCTTCAGCATCATCACTGGCGGCAGGAACTGTCGATAACAGACCGAACTCGGCCATGGGTGGATCCAACGGCTCTACGCATTCACCACAACCCGCACATCGCCCTGTTAGCATGAATGCTACACCCACAGTACCTCAGAATGGCGCTTCCACACAGAACCGGAATAGTAGTGCCATGAGCCCGTTCGAGGATGCGCAGGGTCGTTTGCCAGCTGGGTGGGAGAGGAGGGAGGATAATCTGGGAAGAACGTATTACGTGGATCATAACACTCGCACGACGAGCTGGAATAGGCCTACCGCGGCTGGCGGTGCTGCGGAGTCACGGAACGCTCAGGAAGCTGCCACTCAGGTCGAACGACAGCGCCACCAGAACCGCACACTACCCGAGGATCGCACGGGTGCAAACTCGCCGActttgcagcagcagcaacagcagcagcagcaggccgcTGCACAGGCAGCCAACAACCAAACCATGATGCATACGGGTGCCACTAGTCCCGGTACTGGGGAGTTGCCGCCTGGTTGGGAACAAAGGTTTACTCCCGAGGGCCGACCTTACTTTGTCGACCATAACACCAGGACCACAACCTGGGTTGACCCTCGCCGGCAGCAGTACATAAGGATGTACGGTGGCCAGAACAATGCCAATGGTACTATTCAGCAGCAGCCCGTCTCACAACTGGGTCCATTGCCGAGCGGATGGGAAATGCGGTTGACCAACACCGCAAGGGTCTACTTTGTGGACCATAACACTAAGACCACGACGTGGGACGACCCCAGGTTACCGTCATCTCTGGACCAGAACGTCCCGCAGTACAAGCGTGACTTTAGGAGGAAGCTCATTTACTTCCGCTCACAACCTGCTATGCGGATACTTCAGGGCCAGTGCCACATCAAGGTGCGGCGTTCTCACATTTTCGAGGACTCTTTTGCGGAGATATCTCGCCAGTCGGCAACAGacctgaagaagaggttgatGATCAAGTTCGATGGAGAAGATGGTTTGGACTATGGTGGTCTCTCGAGAGagttctttttcttgctctCACACGAGATGTTCAATCCTTTCTACTGCCTGTTCGAGTACTCAGCACACGACAACTACACCCTGCAGATTAATCCCCACTCTGGCATCAACCCAGAGCATCTCAACTATTTCAAGTTTATAGGGCGTGTTGTTGGGTTGGCTATCTTCCACCGAAGATTCCTCGACGCCTTCTTCATCGGCGCGCTTTACAAGATGGTTCTGGGCAAGTCTGTAGCCTTGCCCGACATGGAGGGTGTCGATGCCGATTTCCACCGGTCTCTACAATGGATGTTGGACAACGATATCTCGGGTGGCATTTTGGAACAAACCTTTTCCACTGAGGATGAGCGATTCGGCGTCATAACCGTCGAAGACTTGATCCCGAACGGAAGAAATATTGACGTCACAAACGAGAACAAGAAGGAGTACGTTGACCTGATGGTCAAGTGGAGGATTGAGAAGCGTATTGCGGAGCAGTTTGAGGCGTTCAAGACGGGTTTCCATGAACTGATCCCTCAGGACTTGATCAACGTTTTTGACGAGCGCGAACTCGAACTGCTGATTGGTGGAATTGCAGAAATCGATGTGGATGACTGGAAAAAGCACACGGACTACCGAGGATACACCGAGCAGGACGAGGTTATCCAGTTCTTCTGGCAGACCGTACGATCATGGGATGGCGAGCAGAAGTCACGTCTTCTGCAATTCACTACTGGTACATCCCGTATCCCGGTGAACGGTTTTAAGGATCTGCAGGGAAGCGATGGACCGCGGCGCTTCACGATCGAAAAGGCGGGCGAGATCAACAACCTCCCCAAGGCACACACTTGGTAAGTTGGCATTATGCTGGGATCTCCGAAACCTTGTGATTCATAACGCTAACATGTTTGACCTCAGCTTCAACCGCTTGGACCTTCCTCCATATAAATCACTGGAGATGCTCCAGCAAAAGATGACTATTGCTGTTGAGGAGACGATGGGTTTCGGTCAGGAGTAGTGTTAGTCGATACTTTACTTGTCTCCTTGTATGTGTATAGAAGCCAGGAGCGCAAGACAGGATGGGAACGGAGGAATGTTACACAacagtctttttttctttctcttctcgttttcttttttattatcCGAAACATATTTATCCGAACAGCGCCTTGGGACTGTCGGTTTATTGGACAGCACTCGTTGAATTTCCTTAGTGAAGAATCAGCTTACATTAATAACGATTTAAGTGTGCCTGCTTACCAGGCATATTGAGTCACTAATTTTTGATGTTGAAAGAATTCGTCCGTTGGTGG is from Pyricularia oryzae 70-15 chromosome 2, whole genome shotgun sequence and encodes:
- a CDS encoding E3 ubiquitin-protein ligase hulA — protein: MSNSRIDSGLPAQPNLRVTIIAADGLYKRDVFRFPDPFAVATINGEQTKTTSVSKRTLNPYWNESFDFRVNEDSILAVQVFDQKKFKKKDQGFLGVINIRIGDIIELAADADDQMLTRDLKKSTDNLVVHGKLIVNLSTNLTTPARGQQQLAIPHRPAVGTPQPSSASSLAAGTVDNRPNSAMGGSNGSTHSPQPAHRPVSMNATPTVPQNGASTQNRNSSAMSPFEDAQGRLPAGWERREDNLGRTYYVDHNTRTTSWNRPTAAGGAAESRNAQEAATQVERQRHQNRTLPEDRTGANSPTLQQQQQQQQQAAAQAANNQTMMHTGATSPGTGELPPGWEQRFTPEGRPYFVDHNTRTTTWVDPRRQQYIRMYGGQNNANGTIQQQPVSQLGPLPSGWEMRLTNTARVYFVDHNTKTTTWDDPRLPSSLDQNVPQYKRDFRRKLIYFRSQPAMRILQGQCHIKVRRSHIFEDSFAEISRQSATDLKKRLMIKFDGEDGLDYGGLSREFFFLLSHEMFNPFYCLFEYSAHDNYTLQINPHSGINPEHLNYFKFIGRVVGLAIFHRRFLDAFFIGALYKMVLGKSVALPDMEGVDADFHRSLQWMLDNDISGGILEQTFSTEDERFGVITVEDLIPNGRNIDVTNENKKEYVDLMVKWRIEKRIAEQFEAFKTGFHELIPQDLINVFDERELELLIGGIAEIDVDDWKKHTDYRGYTEQDEVIQFFWQTVRSWDGEQKSRLLQFTTGTSRIPVNGFKDLQGSDGPRRFTIEKAGEINNLPKAHTCFNRLDLPPYKSLEMLQQKMTIAVEETMGFGQE